The Rhizobium sp. CCGE531 genomic sequence GTGAGGGCGATTTCGGCGATATGCGCGCCGGCCCCGCCGATCATCTCGGCGCTGACAGCGACACACGCTCGGTGGCCGATGCGCCGGCCCCTGCCCGATCGATGAACTTCAAGCCGGAGCGGGCCGCCGCGCGCCGCAAGCCCCGCAAGTTTTTCTCGCGCCTGCTGATCTTCTGCATCCTGCTCGCCTTTCTCGGTGTCGGCGCCTGGTGGATCAAGACATCAGGCGTCTTCATGTCTGCCGCGCAGAGGGATACGAGCGTGCGCAACCCGCCGGCGCATGTCGATTCGCAGGATTTCAGCGGCAATAGCAGCGATGCCGATACGTCCGAAGAGGACGACAACAGTGGTCCCGTCAATCCTGGACTGGCGACCATCGACCCGCAGAACAGCTTCTCCGACGAATGGGTCGAAGTATTGAAGCCGACGGACGCGCAGAAGGTCGCGACCGGGCAGCAGTCGAAGGCGGAGAATGTCTCGGAAAATGACGGGCCGGCCGTGCGGCTGACCTCGCTCAGCAGCGGTCCGGACGGTAACGCGACGATCGAGGTGCCCGTAAATGTGCTGCAGCGGATGGCAGGCAAGCCATCGACGATCGCATTGACGCTGCAGTCCACCTCGGACGCGCCGACGCAGATCACCGTGGAATGCGATTTCGGTTCGCTCGGCCGCTGCGGCCGTCATCGCTTTACCGTCACTCGCCAGAAGACGGATGCGCTCTTTCAGGTCCAGTTCGATCGCTCGCTGGCGCCGACCAGTCCCGGCCGCCTCGTCATCAACAGCGATGTCGATGGCAAGGCTCGCGGCGTCAATGTCTACGCCATCCGCGTTCTGCCCGGGCAATAGAGCATTTCCAGGAAGAGTGCGCAGCGGTTTTCCATCCGGAATGCGTTGGGAAATAGGAAGATGGAGCGTTTTCGCGATTCGAAGAAAAGCGGAAATGCTCCTAGACCCCAACCTGGACGGTCTTTCGCCTATTTGAAAAAACTTGCTCCCATGCCGAGGATCTTGTCGTCGATTTCGCCGATGGCTTTCTTGTCCTTGTCGTCATAGTCGAGCGTCAGCAGAATGTGCCGGATGAGGTTCAGGCGCGCGCGCCGCTTGTCGTTGGCGCGGAGGACGGTCCAGGGCGCATGATCGGTATGCGTTTCCTCCAGCATGCGATTGCGCTTTTCGCCGTAATCCTTCCATTTCGGCAGGGCGGCGATATCCATCGAGGAAAGTTTCCAGACCGCGCGCGGATCATGGCGCCGGTCGTGGAAGCGCTTCAGCTGCATCTCCCGGCCGATATCGAGATAGAATTTGAAGAAATGGATGTCGTCATGGACGATAAGCCTTTCCATCCGCGGCGCCTGCTTCAGGAACTGCTCGTATTGCTTCGGCGTGCAGAAGCCCATGACCGGCTCGACGCCGGCGCGGTTATACCATGAGCGGTCGAACAGCACGAATTCGCCCGCCGTCGGGAACTGGGCGACATAGCGCTGGAAATACCATTGGCCGGCCTCGCGATCCGTCGGCTTGGTCAGTGCCACGACGCGCGCGAGGCGAGGGTTCATATGTGCCGAGGTCGCGGCGATCGATCCGCCCTTGCCGGCCGCATCGCGTCCTTCGAACAGTGCCATCACCCGCCTGCCGGTCGCCTGCAGCCAGAATTGCACTTTGATGAGCTCGATCTGCAGCGCCTTCAGTTCGTCCAGATAATCCTCTTCCTTGAGCTTCTTCCTGTAGGGATAGTCGCCTGATGTCAGCGCCTCGTCGTCGATCCAGTCTGGCAGGACGGGATCGTCGACATCGAACATGCGCTTTGTGCCATGGATATCCAGTTCCACCGCGCGGCTTTCGGCTTCTTCTCCCATATATCGGCTCCTCGGTTGTTTATGCCTCGTTAATCCTGCCGCTTGGCTGCGGCAAAAAAAGCTCTTCGGGGAAATTGGAGCTTTTATTCAATAGTTTCAAGCCCTTTGCCCACTTCCTCTTTTGCCGGCTACATTTATTATTGTCAGTTACCGGCTTCTGTGGATAGAGCCGAATACTTCTGTCATGAATCACGTCTAAGACGCGGAATCCAGCATTCCATGACGGTAGGCGAAGGGACGGGCGCATTTGGAAGACGAATGGTCATTTGTCAGGAAGTTGGCGGCGCGGCTGCGGCAGGAGGTTGCCATCCTCATCTTGGCGACGCTCATCGCCATACTTGCACTCATTGAAGGCATCAATACCGGCGCCGTATTCTGGATCTGGATCATCGTCATGATCGTCACGCTGCTGCGCCCGCCGCTGGTGGAGCGCGTGGTGGTGCCGTCGCAGGCCGAGCCGGCGCCCATCGATCCGCAGGCGCTGTTGCATACCGTTTTCTCAGGGTTGGCGGCGCTCGATATGCCGGTGCTGATCATCGACCGCGAGGCATCCGTGCTGTTGCAGAATGCCGCCGTCGAAAAAGCCTTCGGTGCGTTTCCGATCGGCGCCCATATCTCTTCGAAGCTGCGCTCGCCGGCCCTGCTCGACATGGTTCGCGAAACCATCGCCACCAACACGCCGAACCAGATCGAGCATTCCGAGCGACTGCCCTCGGAGCGGGTCTATATCGTCCGCATCGCGCCCATCGACGTGCCGGAGACCGATGCGCAGGCGGGCGCGCTTTTCCTGCTCTCCTTCCGCGACATTTCCGAGCTGCGACATATCGATCGCATGCGCTCCGATTTCGTCGCCAATGCCAGCCATGAATTGCGCACGCCGCTCGCGTCGCTGCGGGGCTTCATCGAGACGATCCAGGGGCCTGCCAAATCGGATCCGAAGGCGCAGCAGCGCTTCCTCGGGATCATGCTGGACCAGACGACACGCATGAGCAGGTTGGTCGACGACCTGCTGTCGCTGTCCAGGCTGGAGCTGAAGTCGCACATCGCGCCGGATCAGAAGGTGGATCTGGTGCCGCTGCTCGGCCATGTGCGTGACTCGCTGCTTCCCCTTGCCGGGGATCTCGACATCTCGATCAACCTGCACCTGCCGCCGGGCAAGGTCGAGGTATCGGGCGATCGCGACGAGCTGGTGCAGGTCTTCGAAAACCTGATCGAGAACGCCTGCAAATACGGTCAGGAGGGCAAGTTGGTCGATGTTTCGCTCCGGAACGATGCGGGCCAGGGCGTCGAGGTCGTCGTCTCCGACCAGGGGCCGGGGATTCCCGCGGAACATGTGCCGCGCCTGACCGAGCGCTTCTATCGCGTAAGCGTTGAGGACAGCCGTTCCAAGAAGGGCACTGGTCTCGGGCTTGCCATCGTCAAGCACATTCTGACCCGCCACCGCGCCAGATTGATCGTCAAGTCCGAAGTGGGAAAGGGAACTGACTTTACCGTCCGTTTCTGAACGCCTCTATTAATCGCCATTTCGGGTAAGATTTATCCAAACAATATCAGATAGATGATCTGTCATAATTGTTTCACTCGCCTGACATAAAAGGGCGGTGTTTTCGCCAGTAAGAATGGATTGCTGGAAAGGTGGATGTGGCGTCCGCAACAGCGCTCTTCAAAGCTCATCAAGGGGATTCGTTATGAATGCTTTGAAATTATCCATTCTTGCGCTGGTTGCGTCGGCTGCTTTTGCAGGCGCTGCCGCGGCGCGCGATCAGATTCAGATCGCCGGCTCGTCTACGGTATTTCCCTATGCCAAGATCGTCGCCGAGTCCTTTGGCGAGACCTTTACCAACTTCAAGACTCCCGTGGTGGAATCCGGCGGCTCCGGAGCCGGCCTGAAGGAATTCTGCAAGGGCGTCGGAACGGATTCCATCGACATCGCCAATTCGTCGCGCCCGATCAAGGGC encodes the following:
- the ppk2 gene encoding polyphosphate kinase 2, with translation MGEEAESRAVELDIHGTKRMFDVDDPVLPDWIDDEALTSGDYPYRKKLKEEDYLDELKALQIELIKVQFWLQATGRRVMALFEGRDAAGKGGSIAATSAHMNPRLARVVALTKPTDREAGQWYFQRYVAQFPTAGEFVLFDRSWYNRAGVEPVMGFCTPKQYEQFLKQAPRMERLIVHDDIHFFKFYLDIGREMQLKRFHDRRHDPRAVWKLSSMDIAALPKWKDYGEKRNRMLEETHTDHAPWTVLRANDKRRARLNLIRHILLTLDYDDKDKKAIGEIDDKILGMGASFFK
- the phoR gene encoding phosphate regulon sensor histidine kinase PhoR — encoded protein: MEDEWSFVRKLAARLRQEVAILILATLIAILALIEGINTGAVFWIWIIVMIVTLLRPPLVERVVVPSQAEPAPIDPQALLHTVFSGLAALDMPVLIIDREASVLLQNAAVEKAFGAFPIGAHISSKLRSPALLDMVRETIATNTPNQIEHSERLPSERVYIVRIAPIDVPETDAQAGALFLLSFRDISELRHIDRMRSDFVANASHELRTPLASLRGFIETIQGPAKSDPKAQQRFLGIMLDQTTRMSRLVDDLLSLSRLELKSHIAPDQKVDLVPLLGHVRDSLLPLAGDLDISINLHLPPGKVEVSGDRDELVQVFENLIENACKYGQEGKLVDVSLRNDAGQGVEVVVSDQGPGIPAEHVPRLTERFYRVSVEDSRSKKGTGLGLAIVKHILTRHRARLIVKSEVGKGTDFTVRF